The Bacillus vallismortis genome window below encodes:
- the frr gene encoding ribosome recycling factor — protein MSKEVLTQTKEKMEKAIAAYQRELATVRAGRANPSLLDKVTVEYYGAQTPLNQLSSINVPEARMLVVTPYDKTAIGDIEKAILKADLGVTPTSDGNMIRIAIPALTEERRKELVKVVKKYAEEAKVAVRNVRRDANDDLKKLEKNGDITEDELRASTEDVQKLTDEYVSKIDGVTKDKEKEIMEV, from the coding sequence GTGTCAAAAGAAGTATTAACTCAAACAAAAGAAAAAATGGAAAAAGCAATTGCTGCTTATCAGCGCGAATTGGCTACTGTACGTGCAGGCCGTGCCAATCCATCTTTATTAGATAAAGTAACGGTTGAATATTACGGAGCACAGACACCTTTAAATCAGCTGTCTTCTATTAACGTGCCTGAAGCTCGTATGCTTGTGGTAACGCCTTATGACAAAACAGCTATTGGTGATATCGAAAAAGCGATTTTAAAGGCTGACTTAGGCGTAACGCCGACAAGTGACGGGAATATGATCCGAATTGCAATTCCTGCGCTGACAGAGGAAAGACGGAAAGAATTAGTCAAAGTTGTAAAAAAATATGCTGAAGAAGCGAAAGTAGCTGTCCGAAATGTACGCCGCGATGCGAACGATGATCTCAAAAAGCTTGAGAAAAACGGAGACATTACTGAGGATGAACTGCGTGCTTCCACTGAAGACGTTCAAAAACTGACAGATGAATATGTGTCAAAAATTGACGGTGTCACAAAAGACAAAGAAAAAGAAATCATGGAAGTTTAA
- the cheC gene encoding CheY-P phosphatase CheC: MSIFNGIKEEQMDILREVGNIGAGHSASAMALLLNRKIDMEVPFAKLLSFDDLVDFFGGADIPVASIFLRMEGDLTGSMFFIMPFYQAEQFIRELIGNPEFDIEDLGEDHMSSSALHELGNILAGSYLTALADLTKLQLYPSVPEVSLDMFGAVISEGLMELSQVGEHAIVVDTSIFDQGHQQELKAHMFMLPDYDSFEKLFVALGASI, encoded by the coding sequence ATGAGTATTTTTAATGGAATCAAAGAAGAGCAGATGGACATTTTGCGGGAAGTCGGCAATATTGGCGCCGGCCACTCCGCCTCTGCAATGGCCCTGCTGTTAAATAGAAAGATAGATATGGAAGTCCCGTTTGCAAAGCTGCTGTCTTTCGATGATCTTGTCGATTTTTTCGGCGGCGCCGATATCCCGGTTGCCAGCATCTTTTTAAGAATGGAAGGCGACTTAACGGGTTCAATGTTCTTTATAATGCCTTTTTATCAGGCGGAGCAGTTTATCAGAGAGCTGATTGGAAACCCCGAATTTGATATAGAGGACTTAGGTGAAGATCATATGAGCTCATCCGCTTTGCATGAACTGGGCAATATTTTAGCAGGGTCATATTTAACAGCCTTGGCGGATTTGACGAAACTCCAGCTTTATCCAAGCGTTCCTGAAGTTTCATTGGACATGTTCGGCGCTGTGATCAGCGAAGGGCTGATGGAGCTCAGTCAGGTTGGAGAACACGCTATTGTTGTCGACACGTCAATTTTTGACCAAGGCCATCAGCAGGAGCTGAAAGCGCATATGTTTATGCTGCCGGACTATGATTCGTTTGAAAAGCTCTTTGTCGCCTTGGGTGCATCAATATGA
- the tsf gene encoding translation elongation factor Ts produces MAITAQQVKELREKTGAGMMDCKKALTETDGDMDKAIDLLREKGIAKAAKKADRIAAEGSTIIKTDGNKGVILEVNSETDFVAKNEGFKELLNTLADHLLTNAPADVEEAMGQKMENGATVEEYITSAVAKIGEKITLRRFTVLTKDDSSAFGAYLHMGGRIGVLTVLNGTTDEETAKDIAMHVAAVNPRYISRDQVSEEEKNHERQILTQQALQEGKPENIVAKMVEGRLNKFFEEICLLDQAFVKNPDEKVKQVVAAKNATVQTFVRYEVGEGIEKRQENFAEEVMNQVKK; encoded by the coding sequence ATGGCAATTACTGCACAGCAAGTAAAAGAACTGCGTGAAAAAACTGGCGCGGGCATGATGGACTGTAAAAAAGCGTTAACTGAAACTGACGGAGATATGGATAAAGCAATTGACCTTTTAAGAGAAAAAGGAATTGCGAAAGCAGCTAAAAAAGCTGACCGTATCGCAGCTGAAGGTTCTACTATTATTAAAACTGACGGCAACAAAGGTGTTATCCTTGAAGTCAACTCTGAAACTGACTTCGTTGCGAAAAACGAAGGCTTCAAAGAGCTTCTTAACACTTTAGCTGACCACCTTCTTACAAATGCTCCAGCAGATGTTGAAGAAGCAATGGGTCAAAAAATGGAAAATGGCGCTACTGTTGAAGAGTACATCACAAGCGCAGTTGCTAAAATCGGTGAGAAAATCACTCTTCGCCGCTTTACAGTTCTTACAAAAGACGACAGCTCTGCATTCGGTGCTTACCTTCACATGGGCGGTCGCATCGGCGTATTAACTGTTCTCAACGGTACTACTGACGAAGAAACTGCGAAAGATATCGCAATGCACGTTGCTGCAGTGAACCCTCGTTATATTTCTCGTGATCAAGTATCTGAAGAAGAAAAAAATCATGAGCGTCAAATCTTAACTCAGCAAGCCCTTCAAGAAGGCAAACCTGAAAACATCGTAGCGAAAATGGTTGAAGGCCGTCTGAACAAATTCTTCGAAGAAATTTGTCTTTTAGACCAAGCGTTCGTTAAAAACCCAGATGAAAAAGTGAAACAAGTTGTTGCAGCGAAAAACGCAACTGTTCAAACTTTTGTCCGCTATGAAGTTGGAGAAGGCATCGAAAAACGTCAAGAAAACTTTGCTGAAGAAGTAATGAACCAAGTGAAAAAATAA
- the cheW gene encoding chemotaxis protein CheW, whose translation MTAEIKTGEKMIVFVVNGKEYAISVTQVKSIEKWQKPTRVPGVEPYICGVINLRGVVTPVIDLRKRLNLPEYEITDETRIIIIAYRDIEVGWIVDEANDVITVHENEIESAPESVQKDTDVSIEQIVKQENRLLNIIDANAVLDKESSQSAVPDQA comes from the coding sequence ATGACTGCAGAAATTAAAACAGGCGAAAAAATGATTGTCTTTGTGGTAAATGGCAAAGAATATGCCATTTCCGTCACTCAGGTGAAATCAATTGAAAAATGGCAAAAGCCGACGAGAGTGCCTGGCGTCGAACCATATATTTGCGGGGTAATCAATTTGCGCGGGGTGGTGACTCCGGTTATTGATTTAAGAAAGCGCCTGAATTTGCCAGAGTATGAAATTACCGATGAAACACGAATTATCATTATTGCTTATCGTGATATTGAAGTCGGCTGGATTGTGGATGAAGCGAATGATGTGATTACCGTACACGAAAATGAAATAGAATCTGCTCCAGAAAGCGTCCAGAAAGATACAGATGTATCGATCGAACAGATTGTGAAACAAGAGAACAGACTTTTAAATATTATTGATGCGAACGCGGTTTTGGATAAAGAATCATCTCAGTCCGCTGTGCCCGATCAAGCTTAA
- a CDS encoding Swarming motility protein SwrB — MSTLLWLLSFALHGVLLYAVIILYTRLAAVKETEKQQKKILEETENTLAAFLLELKEENEKLIENTDSPSSQAEKETQKSDLQRSENYAERDEVQEEENLPEHIEGLITEVERQEESVNSDVQSFEDQVIDLYEQGYSASQIAQKLKSGKTEIELFLKFRSKGVKDS, encoded by the coding sequence ATGTCAACACTATTATGGCTTTTAAGCTTTGCGCTCCACGGCGTTCTTCTGTACGCTGTCATTATCCTGTATACGAGGCTCGCGGCTGTGAAAGAAACAGAAAAACAGCAAAAAAAGATACTTGAAGAGACGGAAAACACTTTAGCGGCATTTCTTCTTGAATTAAAAGAAGAAAATGAGAAACTGATAGAAAATACCGATTCACCTTCAAGCCAAGCCGAAAAAGAAACCCAAAAGTCAGACCTTCAGCGCTCTGAAAATTATGCAGAGCGGGATGAAGTTCAAGAAGAAGAGAATCTTCCTGAACATATTGAAGGCCTGATTACTGAGGTTGAGCGTCAGGAAGAGAGCGTAAACAGCGATGTCCAATCTTTTGAAGACCAGGTCATAGATTTATATGAACAGGGGTATTCAGCCAGTCAAATAGCTCAGAAACTGAAGAGCGGAAAGACAGAAATCGAGCTATTTTTAAAATTTCGCTCCAAAGGTGTAAAGGATTCTTGA
- the sigD gene encoding RNA polymerase sigma-28 factor SigD — protein sequence MQSLNYEDQVLWTRWKEWKDPKAGDDLMRRYMPLVTYHVGRISVGLPKSVHKDDLMSLGMLGLYDALEKFDPSRDLKFDTYASFRIRGAIIDGLRKEDWLPRTSREKTKKVEATIEKLEQRYLRNVTPAEIAEELGMTVQDVVSTMNEGFFANLLSIDEKLHDQDDGENIQVMIRDDKNVPPEEKIMKDELIAQLAEKIHELSEKEQLVVSLFYKEELTLTEIGQVLNLSTSRISQIHSKALFKLKNLLEKVIQ from the coding sequence ATGCAATCCTTGAATTATGAAGATCAGGTGCTTTGGACGCGCTGGAAAGAGTGGAAAGATCCTAAAGCCGGTGACGATTTAATGCGCCGTTACATGCCGCTTGTCACATATCATGTAGGCAGAATTTCTGTCGGACTGCCAAAATCAGTGCATAAAGACGATCTTATGAGCCTTGGTATGCTTGGTTTATATGATGCCCTTGAAAAATTTGACCCCAGCCGGGACTTAAAATTTGATACCTACGCCTCGTTTAGAATTCGCGGTGCAATCATAGACGGGCTTCGTAAAGAAGATTGGCTGCCCAGAACCTCACGTGAAAAAACAAAGAAGGTTGAAGCGACAATTGAAAAGCTTGAACAGCGCTATCTTCGGAACGTAACGCCCGCAGAAATTGCAGAGGAACTCGGAATGACGGTACAAGATGTAGTGTCAACAATGAATGAAGGTTTTTTTGCCAATCTGCTGTCAATTGATGAAAAGCTTCATGATCAAGATGATGGTGAAAACATTCAGGTCATGATCAGAGATGACAAAAATGTTCCGCCTGAGGAAAAGATTATGAAGGATGAACTGATTGCACAGCTTGCCGAAAAAATTCACGAACTCTCTGAAAAAGAACAGCTGGTAGTCAGTTTGTTCTACAAAGAGGAGTTGACATTGACAGAAATCGGGCAAGTATTAAATCTTTCTACGTCCCGCATATCACAGATCCATTCAAAGGCACTATTTAAATTAAAGAATCTGCTTGAAAAAGTGATTCAATAA
- a CDS encoding isoprenyl transferase gives MLNILKNWKNQQTAASNLERYTKEDILKGEIPEHIAIIMDGNGRWAKKRSLPRIAGHHEGMKVVKRTTKLANELGVKVLTLYAFSTENWKRPKMEVDFLMKLPEEFLNTYLPELIEENVRVRIIGDETALPAHTLRAIEKAVQDTAQNDGMILNFALNYGGRTEIVTAAKSLAEKVKEGSLNIEDIDESLFSNYLMTESLQDPELLIRTSGEIRLSNFMLWQVAYSEFVFTDVLWPDFKEDHFLEALGEYQRRGRRFGGI, from the coding sequence ATGCTCAACATACTCAAAAATTGGAAGAATCAGCAAACTGCGGCTTCCAACTTAGAACGTTATACAAAAGAAGACATACTTAAGGGAGAAATTCCCGAACACATCGCCATTATCATGGATGGAAATGGCCGTTGGGCTAAAAAGCGCTCTCTTCCCCGAATTGCAGGCCACCATGAGGGGATGAAGGTGGTAAAAAGGACAACGAAGCTTGCGAACGAACTAGGTGTCAAAGTACTGACATTGTATGCATTTTCAACAGAGAACTGGAAGAGGCCGAAAATGGAAGTCGATTTTTTAATGAAGCTTCCGGAAGAATTTTTAAATACGTATCTTCCAGAGCTTATTGAGGAAAATGTACGGGTTCGGATCATAGGAGATGAAACGGCTCTGCCGGCGCACACCTTACGTGCAATTGAAAAGGCTGTACAGGATACGGCGCAAAACGACGGAATGATCCTTAATTTTGCTCTCAATTATGGAGGCCGTACTGAAATTGTCACTGCTGCAAAATCACTCGCGGAAAAAGTGAAGGAAGGGTCTTTGAATATTGAAGACATTGATGAATCACTTTTTTCTAATTATTTAATGACTGAATCTTTGCAGGATCCTGAACTTTTAATTCGAACGAGCGGTGAGATCAGACTGAGTAATTTTATGCTATGGCAGGTTGCCTACAGCGAATTTGTCTTTACTGACGTCCTGTGGCCTGACTTTAAAGAAGATCACTTCTTAGAGGCGTTAGGAGAGTATCAGCGGAGGGGCCGGAGGTTTGGCGGAATTTAG
- the pyrH gene encoding UMP kinase → MEKPKYKRIVLKLSGEALAGEQGNGINPTVIQSIAKQVKEIAELEVEVAVVVGGGNLWRGKTGSDLGMDRATADYMGMLATVMNSLALQDSLETLGIQSRVQTSIEMRQVAEPYIRRKAIRHLEKKRVVIFAAGTGNPYFSTDTTAALRAAEIEADVILMAKNNVDGVYNADPRKDETAVKYESLSYLDVLKDGLEVMDSTASSLCMDNDIPLIVFSIMEEGNIKRAVIGESIGTIVRGK, encoded by the coding sequence ATGGAAAAACCAAAATACAAACGTATCGTATTAAAGCTTAGCGGAGAAGCATTGGCAGGAGAACAGGGAAACGGAATTAACCCAACTGTCATTCAATCCATTGCAAAGCAAGTGAAAGAAATCGCTGAGCTTGAAGTCGAAGTGGCTGTTGTAGTAGGCGGAGGCAACTTATGGCGCGGAAAAACAGGAAGTGACCTGGGCATGGACCGTGCGACTGCTGACTATATGGGAATGCTGGCGACAGTTATGAATTCGCTTGCTCTTCAAGACAGCTTGGAAACACTCGGAATCCAGTCCAGAGTGCAAACATCCATTGAAATGAGACAAGTTGCTGAACCGTACATAAGAAGAAAAGCGATACGCCACTTAGAGAAAAAACGTGTCGTTATTTTCGCTGCGGGCACAGGAAACCCATATTTCTCAACTGATACGACAGCTGCACTGCGGGCTGCTGAAATTGAAGCAGACGTTATTTTAATGGCGAAAAATAATGTTGACGGTGTGTATAATGCTGATCCTAGAAAAGATGAAACAGCTGTTAAGTATGAATCACTTTCTTATCTTGACGTTCTAAAAGACGGCCTGGAAGTCATGGATTCAACAGCATCATCTTTATGTATGGATAATGACATTCCGCTTATCGTCTTTTCTATTATGGAAGAAGGAAATATCAAACGCGCCGTTATCGGTGAATCAATCGGAACGATCGTGAGGGGGAAATAA
- the cheD gene encoding chemoreceptor glutamine deamidase CheD, with product MSTTEAVVVKVGIADVKIARFPDTIRTSGLGSCVGLVLYDKEKQTAGLVHVMLPDSTLSKTAELNRAKYADTAVKTTIDMLVEAGCRKFALKAKLAGGSEMFKFKSTNDLMKIGPRNVLAIKEQLSLYKIPIISEDTGGSSGRTIEFEPKSCMLHIRTVKQGEKTI from the coding sequence ATGAGTACAACTGAGGCTGTTGTTGTAAAGGTTGGAATTGCTGACGTAAAGATCGCCCGCTTTCCAGATACCATCCGGACCTCTGGTTTAGGATCATGTGTGGGGCTGGTGCTTTACGATAAAGAAAAGCAAACAGCGGGGCTTGTCCATGTTATGCTGCCGGATTCAACATTATCGAAAACTGCCGAACTCAATCGGGCTAAGTACGCTGACACCGCCGTGAAAACCACAATTGATATGCTGGTAGAAGCGGGGTGCCGGAAATTTGCATTAAAAGCAAAGTTAGCCGGCGGATCAGAAATGTTTAAATTTAAATCGACAAATGATTTGATGAAGATCGGACCGAGAAATGTATTAGCGATAAAGGAACAGCTGTCTTTATATAAAATTCCCATCATTAGTGAAGATACGGGCGGCTCAAGCGGCCGGACGATAGAATTTGAACCGAAGTCCTGCATGCTGCATATTCGAACTGTTAAACAAGGTGAAAAAACGATTTAA
- the rpsB gene encoding 30S ribosomal protein S2 — MSVISMKQLLEAGVHFGHQTRRWNPKMKRYIFTERNGIYIIDLQKTVKKVEEAYNFTKNLAAEGGKILFVGTKKQAQDSVKEEAQRSGMYYVNQRWLGGTLTNFETIQKRIKRLKDIEKMQENGTFEVLPKKEVVQLKKELERLEKFLGGIKDMKGLPDALFIIDPRKERIAVAEARKLNIPIIGIVDTNCDPDEIDVVIPANDDAIRAVKLLTSKMADAILEAKQGEEEAEVAEETAPETETTTA; from the coding sequence ATGTCAGTCATTTCTATGAAGCAATTGCTTGAAGCTGGTGTTCACTTCGGTCACCAAACACGCCGTTGGAACCCAAAAATGAAGCGTTACATTTTCACGGAGCGTAACGGAATCTACATCATTGACCTTCAAAAAACAGTCAAAAAAGTAGAGGAAGCTTACAACTTCACTAAAAATCTTGCTGCTGAAGGCGGGAAAATCCTTTTCGTCGGAACAAAAAAACAAGCTCAAGATTCTGTTAAAGAAGAAGCTCAGCGCTCTGGCATGTACTATGTCAACCAACGCTGGTTGGGCGGTACATTAACAAACTTTGAAACAATCCAAAAACGTATTAAACGTCTTAAAGACATTGAAAAAATGCAAGAAAACGGTACGTTTGAAGTACTTCCTAAAAAAGAAGTCGTTCAATTGAAAAAAGAATTAGAGCGTCTTGAAAAATTCCTAGGCGGAATTAAAGATATGAAGGGTCTTCCTGATGCATTATTCATCATCGATCCTCGCAAAGAGCGCATCGCTGTTGCGGAAGCTCGCAAATTAAACATCCCTATCATCGGTATCGTAGATACTAACTGTGATCCAGATGAAATCGATGTTGTAATCCCAGCGAACGATGACGCTATCCGTGCTGTTAAACTTCTAACTTCTAAAATGGCAGATGCAATCCTAGAAGCGAAGCAAGGCGAAGAAGAAGCGGAAGTTGCTGAAGAAACTGCACCAGAAACAGAAACAACAACTGCGTAA